From the Chanodichthys erythropterus isolate Z2021 chromosome 9, ASM2448905v1, whole genome shotgun sequence genome, the window aagcgcaagctctttgGGCGTGGACCACGGGATTTAAAGGAGCCGCAGCATAAAATCGGcgcgtttataatgatgccccaaaataggcagttaaaaaaatgaattaaaaaaaatctatggggtattttgatctgaaacttcatagacacattcaggggacaccttagagtCCCTTTGATTAGAGTCACCTTTAAGAGTCTACATGTTAGCATAGCACTTGATCTAGTCTCTAGTACCAAGAGTGCGGAGCTTAAAGCCTGTTCGCACagagaatgataactatattagtgtccacCCCAacggattctgattggttgtcaatgtttttattgttcatcaaATCGAAAAtatctgaaagtgattccaacaatatcATTCCTCTGAGTCATTATTGTTGAGGTCTGGACTCCAGTATTCTCAAAGAATTAGAATGACTATTAAAACTATATAGTTATCGTACTTGGTGTGAACAGTACTAAAGTTAATATTGCATTATCTTGACATTCTGAGAGGCTGctagtcaacatgaaatcaaaattcacCCCTTTTCTTTCTTAAcgcacttttttttgttttattttgaatgatTTGTTGGTTATTTCAAGGAAAAAACTCATTGCTCTAACTTGACCTTCCTCTGAAGCAACTTTTTCATGGATGTCACATGGGTTATAACAGCCACTtttcacaatccaatcaatttctCACCCTAAGTAGTTTTTTCTTGTTGAATATCATGTTTCAATTGGAAATACAACTGATTACAAAAGTCAAACGGGTTGAGAACGGCAATTCACGCTGACTTTAGAAATTTAAACAATGAATGCAACAATGAATGTAAAGTTTTGGTACTTCATACAGTCTGTGAGGCTTCATAAGATTTAATTTACAGACACTAAAAAAAATCTCAGTATGTGCCTAAATAACAACATATATTAGACAAATAGATGATCAGATTTCAAAAtacatgacagaaaaaaaaacctttacagTCCGTGTCATTAAAATAGGTTTACCAATATCCTATAGTCACAAGTGGAATCTAGACAACTGTATAGGGACAACAATACACAAAAGAACAAGGAATTCAGTCTCTTTGGAACCTCAATAGGGGAAAAAGGCTACCTAAAATGACACAATCTCataaacactgtaaaaacaaacactgttTACACATAGAAAAAGCACAGATGTACTGTCAAATGCTGAGTAATGAACAGTGGTCTTTCACAAGAACTCTGCTCGTAGCGAAATAGCCAAGGACACACTTCAGAAGAACACACACATGACGGGGCGAAAAGCTGCTGGATGTGGTTTTAGGGGGAGCACTTggcttttctttctctttgcaAGCAGACCACAGAGATCTCAGGCCTCCTCCCACAGTGCTCGTGATGGTAAGGCCTTTCCCTCCCCTCAACACTAATTTTGGATTGCAGCTGGAGAGACGAGTAAGAGAGACCGCAACTGTCCGTGACTGCAGTCTGCCATAGCTGCTATTATCTGTCATTCCCTCTCCCTGAGATAATACTGTTTGTGAGTTCATCCACCTATCAAACATTTAATAGCTTCACCCACTCCCTTGCTCGCAAAACAGGATGTAATTACGATGTTACTAGGGAAAGAGGTCGGAGGAAACTAAGATTGCTCCTGCTGAACCCAACCAGACCCTGTTGTAAATATGTGGTTATGGTTAACACATGAGATTTGACTGATTTCTTTCAAGGAACAGAAGAATGGAAGCGGAATTCCTAGAATTAAGGGTTCTAGATATTGTGTACACAGCGCTGGACGTTCTAAATCCACGTATGATTCTCTCATTTCCTCTGTGGCATCATTGCCTACATCCCTGTGTTCTAGAACAGCCTTATCATGGCTTTCAAGTCCACCAGGACAATAATGTTGTTATAGAAATGAGTATTGTTGATATATGATTGGAATGGATCTACACACATTTTCCTTGAGCACAGCAGGCAAGCTTTATGCATTACATTATGAGTCATTCATAGCATTCTCATTTAGATACCTATGGCATTGTTTATTCAAATATAATATCGGTCTTTGAGAGATCGCTGCTATATGCCTGCAGTAATCACCAGAACATGAGGGGGATTGACTGATCAACGCGTTTTGACCTGAGTTCAACCTTGATTTGAATTAATTCAGAAAAcgtatttaaattataatggtttgagctataaaaaaaaataataataatggagaAAAAAATTTCCTCAGCCTTTGGCTTTTATGTGATTAAGATTACACCAGCGCTTCAAgggctcaaaaaaaaaaaaaaaaaaaaaaaaaaatgacatccATTCTGACAATGGATGAGTCAACCACCACAAGTGCAAATGAACGCAGAGTGAGAAGAGGTCTGAGTGTCCGAAACTGTATTGGCTGATCAATCCAGGCTCAAATCATTATAGCTTTAGAGATGAGAATGCAAGCAGATGGGACACACCATTCTATTAAAAGATTGCATTATATGTCATTCTCTGGGTGTCATGACAGATTCTGCATTTTTAAGCAAGAGTTAGCCAAAATTACAATCTTTTGGTGCTGTGTTTACATATAGTTTGATATAGATGGAACTCTGTGTAAAGTTACAATTTTGTGATTGGAATCAAGCATTTAAATGTAAAGACaattatatatatctatctaatGAAATTGGACGGAAAGAGTCTAGATTCAACCAGCCAATCCAGTTTGACAAGGATTTTATTTTTCCATAGCCATTTATCAGTAATTGGTAATTATATAAGCATCATCATAATATGGGTGTTACAGTCACTCAGTTCACTGTTCAACTCTTTCATTCACACAAAAAAACTAGCAATGTGCCATAGAGACAAATACTTTTCCATCATTTTCTTGTGAACGATGTACTATCCCCCTGCAATGACCAACGGCATATGGCTTTACATAAAGTGGTAAGGTCGGTCAGTTAGCATAAAGGTGGTAAATATGATTAGCTACAAGGGCTTCAGTCTATGCTATATTCTTCTTAACATTAGCAGTCTGCAAAGCTCATGCTTATGATGTGATTATATAGTGGATGTATTAATGTTTCTCAACCAAGCTTCCTAGCTTGATCATTGAGAAATTGCAGATTGCATGTGATGTTTACCCAGACTACCTCTAGTCACACTTAGTCGGCCTAAACTCACATCTAAACACTCCAAGTTTAGATTCCACTAATATGGCAAGACCTTTTCACAGTATATACTTAAGTGCTACAGATTAAAATGCTGGAAAGGTTTTGCAGAAACAGCCAAACACTGAGGATGGCAAACTGTACTTCAGTCTCTTTGTCCGAGAAAGTCACAACAATGAACTGTCTCCAGCCAAAAATACACATCCTCCCTCAGACTACAATGGGAGTATCAGAAAAGACAGAACTAATTGAGTCTGCCACTGATTTCTTCCGCTTTCCTTTTCCCTGCATGGCCTCCTCATCTACTTCTTCCTCTCCATTAGGATTCACTTTTCCGTTCTGTCCCTGCAGGTCCTTGGGGTCTATGAAGGCCACGTGCCTGTTGAGCTCTGCTTTGGTTGCCATATCGTCGTGCGTTGGGGTGGCGCTGAGCATGGAGGAGTGGATGCTGTCTTCGTGATGGTTCTTCGATTTGCCCTGGTCGGGACAGCAGAAGCAGCGACAGGGCGTCAGGTATAGATAGATAAGGACCAGGACCACGCTAGCCAGGCAACCCACCAAGGTGGTGTAAGCCGTGTTGAGGGAGTCGCCATTGCCATTGAGGGTAAAGTTGTGGACTTTGACCACCACGTAGAGCGTTTCGTTGAGGTATTCACTCACGGCGAAGCAAGTGTACACACCTGAGTCCTCAGGTCGGATTGATTTAATCTTAAGGCTGCCATTTGGGAGAACCTCAACACTGTGGTTATTGTCAGGAGATAACAAGATGTTTCCGGGTAGCATCCATGTCTTTAACATGTCCCGATGCCGGGTGTCACAGCTAAGGGTGAGTGTCTGGTCCAAATAAGCTTCTTCGTCAGTTTCTTTAAACGTGCTGCAATTCATATGAGTGTTGAGATCATACAAACGCAGCACCCGTTTATCCGGGCCGGGATGCACACAGGTGTGGTCGTCCTTGAAGTCTAGAGCCGAATTGAGTCGTCGGATATACCAGTGAGCCATCAAACTGTACAGCTCACAGTCGCAGATGAGGGAGTTGTTGTGGAAGTACAGTCCGTTCTTGATCCAGGCCGGCAGTGCCTGGAGGTCATGAATGGGGAGAACTTTGATCCGATTGGAAGACAAGTCCAACAGGCTCAGCTTGTCCAGTCGGCTCTTGTCCTTGAGGAGCTCCAGGGGGAAGCGGGACACCAGGTTCTGGCTCAGGTAGAGCTTCTGCAGGCTGTTGAGGCCCGTGAAGGCCGTGCGGTCGATCTGCGAGATGTGATTGTTGTAGAGCAGCAAAACCTCCAGATCTGTCAGTGGCTCGAAAATGAACTCGTCTAGCTGTCGCAGATTATTTGACGACAGATCCAAGAAGCGCAGTTGCTTTACGAAAACGAACGCCTCCGAAGAGAGGAACGACAAACCGTTGTGGCTGAGCAAGAGGTTGTGGAGTTTGGGGAGTTTGTGCTTGGTCCATTGTGCGCGTAGTCCGGTTATCACATTGAAACTAATGTCAAGCACAGCTGTGTAGTTAGGCAGGTCGGATGGAACCATCGTCAGGTTCATCTTGGAGCAGCTGACAATGTTACTGGCGCATATGCACATTTTGTGACAATTCAGTGTCGATCCTTGGGTCCTGGGGATCAGTGCAAGAATAAAGGACAAGCAGACAGCCCGCCTAATGCACCACTTGATGGAAGGGGGCATTTCTGACATGCAGTTAGAATGTGGATGTTGCATAAGTCAGAAAATCCTCTTCAATAATGTGGCTGTTTAAATCCTTTCCACACTGTTTGGAGGAACAGCCTGTGGGACTGATGAGGCAAATTTAGAGCTGTAAGACAAAAAAGAAACAAGAGTGTTTatgtactttaaaaaaaaaaaaaaaacacagaattgccTCAAAATGTTAACCTGTTCAGACCCAGTACCCATTTCAATTtagtgttttttcttttttcgtcATTTAGTAATCAAATCAAAGATtctaatttatttgtattttaaaactagCATTATTAAATAAGACTTTTACTAATTTACACTGATTTCTTTTATTTGATGTCCGTTAATGtctaatatatacataaatgtatACGTCTAATCTTAACCAAAATTGATTCAGATTATCTGCAGACCATGCCTGATAAATTATCAAATGGATAGTTTGTATTCAAAAACATTAGCCTGTAAAAAAAGCAACAGACGTAAGCTACTGAATTACACTGCTTATGACTGACATTCGACTTGTATGTCTCTCTGGAAACACGCCAAAGTTGTGGGTGGTGTGGCACTCTGAGCTGGTCACCGAAAAGGTGCAGGTTTGAGAGGATGATCCAAGGGATCGTCCATGTAACATACTTGGCCATGTAAGTGACATTTAGTGTTTCTTTGCTTGTTATTTTATCATCTTGCACAGATCAGTGTGTTTACTGTTATATTTTATCTTCATGTGCTTCCAGCAATGaaattcaaaatcaaaattaagtttcctatatatatatatatatatatatatatataaatcgaTTTTTATACAGTTTTGAATGTCAATCTTAACTGCTCGGCCAATAAAAGTCactttggattttaataggcaaatagtTAAGAGTCAAtgattggatcattattgcagtgattattatatttttagcatgttatattttggcaacagttcttctaaccctaattgatggagtgtgttgcttttcatttcttaaacaaccatgtagtgAAGACACATTATGGCCATATTATAGGATGACAATGTCAGGCTCAAATCATGAAAGAATgattgggagggagcatgaagaatcatttctGAGTCCACCtcttaatttcattgaaagcctttgggatgtgctggaggagactttacagagtgctcacctcttgcattgtcaatacaagatcttgaccaaaaattgatgcacctcttttctgattttctaattatttccatcaagaggtgcattaatttttggtcaagatcttgtattgacaatgcaagagtcagAGTCTCTATAAAAGTGCCAAtttgtgtgtgaaaatgattcttcatgctccctcccaaacATTATTTCACAATTGTTTAAGTAATAAAAATATGCATTCCATCAGTTAGGGTTAGAAAAattgttgccaaacatataatatgctagaaacataataatcactgcaataaagatccaatcatagactcttaagcatTTGCCTATTTAATCCAAACAGGGTTAGTGTGTTTAATACAGgccaaattattttgttttacagGCCAATGAATTTGTTTTCAAATATAACCTGATCCCTGAGCCTTTCAGAACTATGTCCAACATATCCATTAAAAATTAACTACCAAAGATGCATTATCATTATctctcttttcttcttcttctttttaaaCTTGGCTTTTAGAACATGTTATCTGGTAAAAGCTTGTCATTAGCTGCTCCAAGCTGGCAGAGCGTCTTGGACCAGCAACAAACCAGCTACCATCTGGTCAAGGTGGTCAAATTAGTGCTTTTTACATGGTGGCTCGTCAACGAGCTAGCTTGCCACATTTAATATACAACAACTAGAAACCACTATGGATTTTCCAACAAGGTTTTTACACAGAAATAAAGCACggtcttgttttgtgttcctCGGAATATAATTAGGATCTGAACGGGTTAAGGTAACATGAATGAAGGTGAACACAGTATTGTCAGGACAAGCGCGCGCTCAACCTAATGCATGCGCATAGGTTTACAAACAAGCTCTGACCTATTCATTCAGTACATGGCGCACATGGCGGAACAACAATGGATCTgtgatttattcattttattcaaattttttatttgattaggCCTACATCTGTCATGCCCGTAAAAAACTAATTTGACAAACGCTCCCAGGCAAAACTCATTGTAAGTGTTAAGATCTCTGTTATGGCCTCTACGGACTCAACATGGTGTAGCATTGCACCATTTAGCCTTCCATATGCATACAGTCACCGGTTATTTTAATgggatacaaaaaaaaaaaaaaatacacagtacaaaaaaaaccctgcatACATATATTACCTGCATACTGTTGTgcctaaaaatgtaatttcaaagaaaaaaatctaaaaaataaaaaaatcatcagAGTGACACGTCTTTCCcatttaaagaaaagaaaaacggaAACGACGAGGAAGAGGTGTAGTCTTCAgagagactgaaaataaaatgtttccaGCTCGGACGAAGAGCGAAATATGATGGCAGACCCACTGATAGAAAATAACATGGGCAAGAATAAGATTACGTAAAGAAATAGACTCACTTAACGCCATATCTCAGTACTAACCTTGAGATGTATCACCGCAAAGACACATGAATCCCTTTAGAAAGTCCATTTCCTAAGGAGCGCCAGAGCTTTTCTTTGATGCAGTGTGCCTGAACGGGTGTAAATAAGCCCGCCGCAGCGCACACACCTCTGATCCTCAGCAGCAGCATCTCTTCATGGGCGCATGAGCagacctgcacacacacacacacacacacacactacggCTCCTACTGGAGCACTTGAGTCTGTGTCCGCATAGGCGAAGCATCCACGCTCCATCTTTCAGGCTCACTGGCGGCGTGTTCTCGTTGAGTTACATCCTACTTAATTGCAACATTACTTTTTTCAGGTGAATGAGCACATGTATTTTATGAAAGAATTACGtcttttctttaataaaaaaaaaataaaaataggcctattattccTGGTCAAAATCGTAACCGGCgggaaacaacaacaacaacaacaacaaaaaaaattaaatcagttAAATATTTTTCAGTTAGTCAACGAGAGCCTAGGAAATCTGCAAATCTGTATGTAGCATTATGTCCTATGTATACTGTATGTTGGAAAATCCAGTTTATAGTGGTAGCTGGTTAAACAGCAAATGACTGGCTTACACCAGCTAATGACCAGCTTATACCAGCTAAATGCCACCTTCCATGTTCTAAAACACAGTAGCATCTTAAAATGGATTTTCTAACAGGCATTAGGCAGTTGCAGGGGAAAGAAAATGataatcaacattttttctttatacGTTTGTTTAATGTACGCTAAAATTGTATTAgcctatattattattaatattggaGCTTTTAAATATGATAGTAAAAGATAGATATCAAAAGAAATTTGTCACTTATAACAAACATCAAGCAATAATCTCTTATGCAAGTATGTAATTCTCTTCCATGAAAAGCAGGAGAGTAGGCGACAGGCTGACACTGATGCTCCTGCAGGTTTGTAATTGCACTCTTGCATACGTAATTGAATTAGTCCGGTCTTTAATTAATTGCCTTTCTCCTTTTGTCTTACAGAATTTCTCTCAAAACAACTTCCCATGAATAAAAGTCTCTGAATCCATCATGTTAACTAAAAATGCCAGAAATAAATAATTCCACAACTTCCCAGAATAGAGCCGCGGTGACTAATTTGCTAGACACATCTTACTGATATCTGATACTGATATTTTAGCTTTTTTAGCTGATACTGAGATCACTTGTCTTCTCTGCTGACATGTTCTGTATGAGTTTATGTCTGTATAATGACACTGGTTGATTTGGTGGAGGGTTATTGTGTCCAATTGGATGACAGTGTGTTGGCAAAATTCATGTTCTTGCAATAACCATTGACAGTGAAGACCTGTAAAACAGCATCAGACTCTTTTTTTGGTCActcttttctctctgtttctctctccaGTTGGAGCTTTTGAACTGTTCCATAAATCTCAGTGCCGGAGAACAAAGGTGATCACAGTAGGTGGGCTGGAGATGTTGCAGCACTAAAGGATGAATCCATATAATCCTCAATAAATCTATCTCCCATTATCTAAACCTTCTCAAAGGTACAAAGATTTATTAGCAAGATTATGTGTTTTGCTTCACATTAAAGGATTGTAGAGTCTATACTGATTATAACAGAGTTAGAGTAAGCCAAATTACACAAAccagattccaaaaaagttgggacactgtacaaattgtgaataaaaaaggaatgcaataatttacaaatctcataaacttatattttattcacaatagaatatagataacatatcaaatgttgaaagtgagacattttgaaatgtcatgccaaatattggctcattttggatttcatgagagctacacattccaaaaaagttgggacaggtagcaataagaggccggaaaagttaaatgtacatataaggaacagctggaggaccaatttgcaaattattaggtcaattggcaacatgattgggtataaaaagagcctctcagagtggtagtgtctctcagaagacaagatgggcagaggatcaccaattcccccaatgctgtggtgaagaatagtggagcaatatcagaaaggagtttctcagagaaaaactgcaaaaagtttgaagttatcatcatctacagtgcataatatcatccaaagattcagagaatctggaacaatctctgtgcgtaagggtcaaggccggaaaaccatactggatgcccgtgatcttcgggcccttagacagcactgcatcacatataggaatgctactgtaaaggaaatcacaacatgggctcaggaatacttccagaaaacattatcggtgaacacaatccaccgtgccattcaccgttgctggccaaaactctataggtcaaaaaagaagccatatctaaacatccagaagcgcaggcgttttctctgggccaaggctcatttaaaatagactgtggcaaagtggaaaactgttctgtggtcagacaaatcaaaatttgaagttctttttggaaaactgggacgccgtgtcatccggactaaagaggacaaggacaacccaagttgttatcagcgctcaattcagaagcctgcatctctgatggtatggggttgcatgagtgcatgtggcatgagcagcttacacatctggaaaggcaccatcaatgctgaaaggtatatccatgttctagaacaacatatgcccCCAttcagacgtcgtctctttcagggaagaccttgcattctCCAATATGACAATGCAGGACCatatactgcatcaattacaacatcatggctgcatagaagaaggatccgggtacttaaatggccagcctgcagtccagatctttcacccatagaaaacatttggcgcatcataaagaggaagatgcaacaaaAAAGACcaaagacagttgagcaactagaagcctgtattagacaaaaTGGGaaaacattcctattcctaaacttgagtaacttgtctcctcagtccccagacgtttgcagattGTTATAAAatgaagaggggatgccacacagtggtaaacatggccttgtcccaactttttgagatgtgttgatgccatgaaatttaaaatgaacttatttttcctttaaaatgatatattttctcagtttaaacatttgatatgttatctatgttgtattctgaataaaatatcgaaatttgaaacttccacatcattgcattctgtttttattcacaatttgtagtgtcccaacttttttggaatccgGTTTGTACATGCATCAGGTGAacagaacacaaaaggagatattttgaaaatgcctttttttgtccatacaatgaacgTTAATGGGGTCCAAAGTtcttttggaccccactgacatTCACTATAGACCAAAAACTAAgacattttcaaaatatctcTTGTGTGTTCTGTTCACCTTATGCACATATAATTTGGCCTACGCTAACTCCTGTTTTCAGTTATAATGAGTGCTCGATGTGGGCTGGTTTCCCAGACAGCAccatagtgtggcccagatccggcccgcatctggtacatgtggattacacgcGGACCTGATGTCGGCTGGATCTGGGCAGACAGGGATGCGATTTCTCTATTTTTACCTTCAGTATACTGCCAGTTTTCCTTGCGTACCAGCACTTCCGACAAGTTGCACATACGGAAGCCCGCTGCACCCTCCCTTCCCCAGTAACGCGTTTTTAATTGAGTATCGGGAGTACCGGCACTTTTATTTTTCCACTTCAAGCACTGGTTATAATCAATACAGACTCCATAATCCTTTAATGAGAAGAATAATCATGTTGTTtcggaccccattgactttcactaTACGGgcaaaaacatttgcaaatGATGATG encodes:
- the amigo1 gene encoding amphoterin-induced protein 1 is translated as MPPSIKWCIRRAVCLSFILALIPRTQGSTLNCHKMCICASNIVSCSKMNLTMVPSDLPNYTAVLDISFNVITGLRAQWTKHKLPKLHNLLLSHNGLSFLSSEAFVFVKQLRFLDLSSNNLRQLDEFIFEPLTDLEVLLLYNNHISQIDRTAFTGLNSLQKLYLSQNLVSRFPLELLKDKSRLDKLSLLDLSSNRIKVLPIHDLQALPAWIKNGLYFHNNSLICDCELYSLMAHWYIRRLNSALDFKDDHTCVHPGPDKRVLRLYDLNTHMNCSTFKETDEEAYLDQTLTLSCDTRHRDMLKTWMLPGNILLSPDNNHSVEVLPNGSLKIKSIRPEDSGVYTCFAVSEYLNETLYVVVKVHNFTLNGNGDSLNTAYTTLVGCLASVVLVLIYLYLTPCRCFCCPDQGKSKNHHEDSIHSSMLSATPTHDDMATKAELNRHVAFIDPKDLQGQNGKVNPNGEEEVDEEAMQGKGKRKKSVADSISSVFSDTPIVV